A region from the Benincasa hispida cultivar B227 chromosome 8, ASM972705v1, whole genome shotgun sequence genome encodes:
- the LOC120083740 gene encoding probable WRKY transcription factor 65: protein MDDVSFNNNNNHQFYSADLFEDSDELKPTPDSPPRNSGAATATKKGRRGMKKKVVSVKINSDSPRNSSGSAPPPSDSWAWRKYGQKPIKGSPYPRAYYRCSSSKGCPARKQVEKNRLDPTTLVITYSCEHNHSGPVSRNNNNNNNNHNQTAAAALKPGSPETVPVHQEPEVEEKFVEIVGEESFITGDEFSWFGEMETTSSTVLESSIFSGRGSSGLVDHSISSDVAMLFPMGDDDVDESLFADLGELPECSLVFRRGGGRGLPLDEQPAATQRRITPWCGTTT, encoded by the exons ATGGATGATGTTTCcttcaacaataataataaccaCCAATTCTATTCTGCTGATCTATTTGAAGATTCCGACGAATTAAAACCCACCCCCGATTCTCCTCCTCGTAATTCCGGCGCCGCCACCGCCACGAAGAAGGGCAG AAGagggatgaagaagaaggttgtgtcAGTGAAAATTAATAGCGACAGCCCAAGAAATTCCTCTGGCTCTGCACCTCCACCTTCTGATTCTTGGGCGTGGAGAAAGTATGGTCAAAAGCCCATCAAAGGCTCTCCTTACCCCAG GGCGTATTATAGGTGTAGTAGCTCAAAGGGATGTCCAGCAAGGAAGCAAGTAGAGAAGAATCGACTTGATCCAACCACGTTGGTCATTACATATTCGTGTGAGCATAACCATTCCGGTCCGGTTTCAAGaaacaacaataacaataacaacaatCACAACCAAACCGCTGCGGCTGCGCTGAAACCCGGTTCACCAGAGACGGTTCCAGTTCATCAAGAACCGGAAGTGGAAGAGAAATTTGTGGAGATAGTGGGAGAGGAGTCGTTCATAACCGGGGATGAGTTTAGTTGGTTTGGAGAAATGGAAACGACGTCGTCTACAGTGCTTGAAAGCTCCATTTTCTCAGGGAGAGGATCGAGTGGATTGGTAGATCATTCCATTTCAAGTGACGTGGCAATGCTTTTTCCGATGGGTGATGATGACGTGGATGAGTCACTTTTTGCGGATCTCGGGGAGTTGCCCGAGTGTTCCCTTGTGTTCCGACGCGGCGGCGGTCGTGGATTACCGCTGGATGAACAACCGGCTGCAACCCAGCGGCGGATCACGCCCTGGTGTGGAACCACCACATGA